The DNA region AAATCAATTGACGCGAAAAAGGTTACTGTGATTAACGCTACAGAAGGGATGCTCCTATTACCAGGTGGTGAGAAAGAGCATGAGGGCCATGATCATGGTCATGGGGAGGATGGCCATAGCCATGCTTACGACCCTCATGTATGGTTGTCTCCTGAACGCTCTATTGCCTTGGTAGAAAATATTCGTGATGGTTTGGTCGCTAAATACCCAAATAAGAAGGAAGTCTTTGAGAAAAATACAACAGCCTATATTGAAAAATTGAAGGCCTTGCATGCAAAATATTCTGAAACATTATCTGCGGCTAAGCAAAAATATTTTGTCACTCAGCATACAGCTTTTGCATATCTAGCTTTGGATTATGGTTTGAAACAAGTCTCTATCACAGGCGTTTCAGCAGATAAAGATCCAACGCCATCACGTTTGGCAGAATTGACAAAATATATCAATAAATATGGCATTAAATATATCTATTTTGAGGAGAATGCTTCTAAATCTGTAGCAGAAACCCTTGCCAAAGAAACCGGTGTTCAACTAGATGTGTTGAATCCTCTGGAAAGTTTGACAGACGAAGATATGAAGAAGGGGAAAGATTATATTTCTGTGATGGAAGATAATCTAGCTGCGCTTGAAAAAACAACTTCTCAGGCTGGTTCTGAAATTTTACCAGAGGAAGGCGAAACAACAGCCAAGACGGTCTATAATGGGTATTTTGAAGACAGTGCTATAAAAGATCGTACTCTTTCAGATTATGCTGGAGAATGGCAGTCAGTTTATCCTTATCTTTTAGATGGTACTCTAGATCAAGTTTTTGATTATAAGGCAAAGCTAAAGGGCGGCATGACTGCAAAAGAGTATAAAGATTACTATACTATTGGTTACAAGACAGATGTTGATCATATCAATATAAAAGATGATACAATGGAATTTGTAGTAGGTGACAAAAAAGAGAAGTTTACCTATAAGTATGTTGGTTACAAGGTTTTGACCTATAAAAAAGGGAATCGTGGTGTTCGTTTCTTGTTTGAAGCTACGGATGCTAATGCAGGTAGATTTAAGTATGTGCAATTTAGCGATCACAATATTGCTCCTGTTAAGACTGGTCATTTCCACATCTATTTTGGTGGAGAGAGTCAAGAAAAACTTCTGGAAGAATTGGAAAACTGGCCTACGTATTATCCAAATAGTCTAACTGGCTTGGAGATTGGACAGGAAATGTTAGCACACTAAAAATAAAAAGAAGGCCGAAGAGAAAAGAACCCCTTATAATGGACAGTATAAAAAGTACTATACTGTTCTTATAAGGAGGTTCTTTTCTCATGGCTAAAAAAGGAAGTAAATTTACAAAGTATCCACCTGAATTCAAAATACAAGTAGTCGAGGACTATCTTAGTGGGAAAAGTGGTGGTATGGACTCAATTGTAAAAAAGTATGGCTTGAAATCAAACAATCAAGTCCTCACATGGACTAGAAAATATCACGAAAATCCACAATTGCTCCACCAAGATTTAAGAGGTGCTAAATCAACTGGTCGCCCAAAATCAACCAATCTTGATGAAATGACAATAGAGGAACAGAATGCCTTTCTTCGTATGGAGAATGACATTTTAAAAACCTTAAGGACTCTCCTCAGAAAGTGAGAAGAGTCCACCTTTATCAAGTCGTTGAACAATTGAAAGAACGTTATTCCATCTCCCGTTTATGTGCCTATTTGGGTTTCCCTAGGTCATCATACTACCTCTGGTTAAGCAATGGAAAACCTGAACACAAGCGGTTTAACCCTGACCTAGCACAGGTCATTACAGCTATTTTTAATGAGACTCAGAAAGGTTATCGTTTCATTTGTTATCAACTGAGAAGAAAATACGATATTTTCTGTCATCCTAAAACTGTCCTACGCTATATGCGTATTCTGGGTTTGAAGTCGCCAATTCGAAAGAAACGCTATCATTCTTGCACACAGCGTGAGATAAATGAAAAGGCAAGACACGTCCACTACAACGTGCTTGCCCGAAACTTTAAAGCAGAACGTCCTCTCCAGAAACTAACAACGGATGTCAGTTATGTTTACCACAAACAGGGAAGGATGTTCCTTAGCGTCATAAAAGATTGTTATGACAACTCTATTCTAGCATATACTCTTTCAGATTATAACGATAATCAGCTCGTTTTTGAAAATTTAGACCTCGTCTTCAATGAAAATTGGGATGCCACACACATTTGTGTCTTGCATTCTGATCAAGGTTTTCAGTACACCAACCAACTTTATCTCAGAAAACTAGACCAGTATGGTGTTACGATTTCCCATTCTGGAAAAGGGAATTGTTATGACAATGCTTCTTGTGAAAATTTCTTTTCCCATCTCAAGAGTGAGTCCTTACGACTCTTTCCTCCTAATAACAGAGATGAACTCATCCAACAAATTAAAGAATACATGGACTGGTATAACTATGATAGACCACAAGAAATATTAAAAGGTATGACCCCTATGGAATTCAGGGAGTCATACCTTACTAACTAATATTCTTTTTTACACTGTCTATTTTAGACGGGGCTTGACAAAGAGAATTCGGTCTTTCTTCTTGACATGATTTGACTACAAGTGTAAACTGAAAATAATTGGAGGTGATGCGGTGGAACAGACTATTTCGGCTGCTGAGTGGCAGGTGATGCGAGTGCTATGGGCACAGCCTGGGGTAACCTCTCAGGAAATTATTCAGGCTTTACAGAAGGGGTTCGATTGGCAGGCAACAACGATTAAAACTCTTTTAGGGCGTTTGCGGAAAAAGAATTATCTACGTATGGTCAAGGAAGCTAGCAAGTATCGTTATTATCCGCTGGTTAGTGAAGAAGCACATTTGCAGAGGCAAGTAGAAACTTTGTTAGCGACTATGTGTTCAACAAAACAGGGGCAGGTGGTGGAAAAACTGCTAGACATAGGGATGTTTTCCCAAAAAAGTCTGGAGAATTTGGTGAAAAAAATTCGGCAGTTGCAGGAAACAGCGCCTGAACAGATTGTTTGTCGATGCTTAGCAGGACAATGTACTTGTGGGGGCCATCAGAAAGGAACTTGATATGAAACAACTCTTGAAATTGAAGAATATGTCTTGTCAAAATTGTGTCAAACATGTGACTAAGTATTTATTGGATTTGGAAGGTGTGGAGGAAGTGCACATTCATTTAAAGGAAGGATTGGCTGAGGTTGAGACTTCGGTAGTCTATGGATTGGAGCGCTATCAAGAAGTTCTGGAAGAGACGATTTATGATGTTGAGGAGCTGGTATAGTTTTCTAAAAAATAGGCTTACACATTGCGAATGTACTTTTTAAGATTTGCTCTAATGGGGCGGTTTTAGTCCATTTGTCTGGAATCTTTATGGAAATCTATATCTCCTCTACCTTCTGATTTTGAGTAACGGTTTGGGAAAATCATAAAAGGCTTAGAAGCACATTGGTAAAAATGTGGATACTAAGCCTTTTTTGAATGAGTCGTGTCGAGAATAGGCTCCTTCTACTGGGGAGAAGCATCAAAAGCGTTTTTCGTGACTGTCTTTTAGTGCTTGGAGGAAGTGAGTGAGGTCTAGCTGGATTCGTCTGGGGGATAGCTGCTCCCAAAAATCATCTGTGCGAAAACGAGGAATGAGGTGGATATGGAAGTGGGTACCAGGGTCAAACAAACGATCGTTGCAAGCAAGGGTCACTCCATCAATCGCTAGATGTTGGCAAAGCTGTTCGGTTAGGAGAGCTTCTAAGTCAGCCAACTCGTAGCGGGTGGCCGGGGGAAGTTGACTAAGTTTGTCATAGTGTTGTTTGCTGATAATGAGCAGGTGTCCAGTCTGAATAGGATCGATATCCCATACGATTTTGAAGTTCTCTGTTTGGTAGAGAATATCTTCTTTCCTGATTTGCTCACAAAAAATACAGGTCATAAGCGACTCCTTATAAAAATATGCCAAAAGGAAATCGGTTAGGATTTCCTTTGTTTGTTCTAATAAGTCAATACGGAGTATTTTTTCTTACCGCGGCGGATAACGGTCAGCTCATCATCAATCTTATCACTGTCTGAAAGGGTGTAGTTCAGATCTTGTATGCGTTCACCATTTATATAAATGGCACCGTTTTGCACATCTTCACGAGCTTGACGTTTGGAGCTGACAATACCGGAGGTAACCAGTAGTTCAATGATGTTAAGATTATCATCAGCTTGGACTGCATAGTTAGGAACATTGCTGAGCCCTTGCTTGAGTTCTTTGGCGGAAAGGTTTTTGATGTTTCCAGCAAAAAGTTGCTCGGTAATATTGAGGGCTTGTTTATAAGCTTCTTCACCGTGAACCAAGGTAACTACCTCACGAGCCAAGATTTTTTGAGCTAGACGTTCATGGCGGGCAGCATCAAATTCTTTTTCGATTTCAGTGATTTCATCCAAGCTTAAGAAGGTAAAAATCTTAAGGAAGCGGACAGCATCGTCATCCATGACATTGAGCCAAAATTGGTACATTTCGTAAGGAGAGGTTTTATCAGCATCTAACCAAACGGCATTACCTTCAGACTTACCAAATTTTTTACCGGTTGAGTCGGTAATAAGGGGAACTGTCAAGACATGCCCTTGCTTATCTGCTTTACGGCGGAGCAATTCGGTTCCTGCGGTCATGTTGCCCCACTGATCTGAACCTCCGATTTGTAAAGTGACATTGTGTTTGTCATTCAGTTCGTAGAAATCGTAACCCTGCATGATCTGGTAGGCAAACTCGGTGTAGGAAATTCCTGTTTCAATCCGTTTTTTGACGGATTCCTTGCTCATCATGTAATTAACAGTGTAGTATTTGCCAACATCGCGTAGGAAATCAATGAAACTGATAGAGCTGAACCAATCGTAGTTGTTGACCATCTCAGCCTTGTTTTCTCCGTTTTCAAAATCAAGGAAACGAGATAGTTGGTTTTGGATTTTACCGACCCAGCCATCAACAGTTTCTTTGGTTTGGAGGCTTCGTTCAGCATCTTTGAAGGAAGGGTCTCCAATTAGACCTGTTGCACCACCAACCAGAGCATAGGGCTTGTGTCCAGCTAATTGTAAATGCCGAAGGACTAGGATAGGAACCAAGTGACCTAGATGCAGACTGTCAGCCGTAGGGTCGTAGCCAGAGTAGAAAGAAACTTTTCCTTCTGTTAGGGCTTTTACTAGGGCTTCTTCGTCTGTTGTTTGAAAGACCAAGCCACGAGCTTGGAGTTCTTCAAAAATATTCATTAGACTTTCTCCTTAAAATAAGATACGAGACCGTAAAAATTCGAGAGAAAAATAGGAAATCGACACTGTGTCAACAGACACAAGGAGATTTATCTTTTTTCCGACGAATTTAGGTCGAGTTCAATTAAAAGATACGAGACCGTAAAAATTCGAGAGAAAAATAGGAAATTGACGTATGAGTACTCGACACTAGGAGACATATTCTTTTTCAACGAATTTAGGTCAAAATCAATTATAAAATTTCTTCTTCATTATACCACGAAATTGCGGAAAATAAACAAAATTTGGTATAATGGAGCAATGAGGAGTTATTTATTATGGCATCTAAGATAAATAAGCAAGAACTGAAAAAGAGATTTACTGATATAGGATTGGGAGATAAACTGGGAGTTTTTCTTCGTACATTGAAGGTTTTATCAGATTCGATAGTTGTATTAGCAGTACTATTTAGTCTGTTTGGCGCAGGGGTTGGGGTTGGTTTTGTTGTCAATCTATTTGACAATGTTGAGATTCCTAAGACAGAGGAATTAGTAAAAAAGGTTTCAGCAGTCAGTCGGATTTCAAAAGTTGTCTATTCAGATGGTAGCTTGGTTGCGGAAGTAAATTCTGATTTACTTCGTATGCCAGTTGCTTTAGGAGATGTTTCTGATTACTTAAAGCAGGCTGTGATAGCGACAGAGGATGAAACCTTTGAAACTCATAATGGTGTTGTACCGAAAGCTGTTTTGCGTGCCGCCTTGGGGGCTGTTGGATTTGGTTCTTCTAGTGGTGGTTCAACTTTGACGCAGCAGCTAATTAAGCAACAGTTAGTCGGGGATGCTCCGACCTTTGCTCGTAAGGCCAATGAGATTGTTTCTGCTTTGGCTCTAGAACGAAATATGAGCAAGGAAGAGATTTTGAACACTTACCTAAATGTCTCACCTTTTGGGCGGAATAATCAAGGAAAGAATATTGCTGGTGTAGAAGCAGCAGCTCAAGGTATTTTTGGTAAGTCAGCTAAGGAACTAACTCTACCTCAGGCTGCTTTTATTGCAGGTTTGCCACAGAGTCCGATTACCTACTCTCCATATACATCGGATGGTGCTCGTAAGTCGGATGCCGATATGATTCCTAGTCTTGAGCGTTATCAAGATGTTTTATTCAGCATGTACCGTGCTTCTTTTTTGACGAAGGAAGATTATGAAAGGTATAAAGAATATGATATCAAGCAGGATTTTGTTGCCCCTGCTCCTGTAATGACTGATACCAAAGATTATCTCTATTACGAGGTGATGGAAGAAGCTCAACAGATGATGTTTAATTATTTGGTGAAGCGAGATAAGGTCTCTGAGGGGGATCTAAAAAATGATGAGACAAAAGCCTCATATAAAGAATTAGCTAAACAAGAACTTAGTCAGGGTGGATATACGATTAAGAGTACAGTAGATAAATCTATCTATGCGGCCATGCAATCAGTGGTGGCAAATCATGGATCTGTACTAGATAATGGAAACAAATATGTAGAGACAGGTAGTGTCCTAATTGATAATGCTACGGGGGCTGTTTTAGGTTTTGTAGGTGGTCGTGATTATGCAAAAAATCAAAATAACCATGCCTTTGATACTTTGCGCTCACCGGCTTCAACTATCAAGCCGTTGTTGGCCTATGGCATTGCGATTGATCAAGGGTTGATGGGATCGGCAAGTATTCTTTCCAACTATCCAACTAATTTCTCTAGTGGTCAGCCGATTATGTATGGTACTAGTCGCGGTACAGGAATGATGAACTTACAGACTGCTATTGATATGTCTGTCAATATCCCTGCTTTTTGGACTTATAAGATGTTGCAGAATGCGAACATAGATGTCAAAGGCTACATGGAAAAAATGAATTATCATATTCCAGTGTATGACATTGAAAGTTTGCCACTCGGTGGAGGAATTGAAGTTTCTGTTTCAACGAACACTAATGCTTATCAAGCTCTAGCTAACGGTGGTGTCTACCATAAGCATTATATTGTGGAAAATATTACGGCAGCAGATGGGACGGTGGTATACCAGCATGAAGCTGCTCCTGTCCAGGTTTATTCCAAAGCGACTGCAAGTATTATGAACCAACTCTTGCGACAGGTAGTGAGTTCAGGATATACAACAACATTTAAGAGTCGCTTGAGTGGTCTCAATCCACAGGCGGCAGCATCTGATTTTATCGGGAAAACAGGTACCAGTAACGAGGTGAACGATGTTTGGCTCATGTTATCTACTCCGAGGGTGACTTTGGGGACCTGGGCCGGAAATGATGATAATTCAGAGATGTATGTGTGGACGGGCTACCATAATAACTCACAGTATGTAGCTCACATGGTTGATGCTCTTTATCGGGTTAAGGCAGATATGTTTACGGGACGGTTTGAATTGGATCGAAGTATCCTTGCGTCCAATGTTCTGGCCTCTACTGGTCAACGTCCGGGGATGGCACAGGTCAATGGTCGTCAAGTGACTGTTGGTGGTGCAGTAACCACGAGTTATTGGGCAAAGAATGGTGCGCCTGTAACCAATTATAATTTTATGATTGGGGGTACGGATAATGACCGAGCTCAGGCTTGGAATAGCATTCTTAGCTCGCAAACAAATGTCCCAGATAGTTCAAGCAACTCTAGCTCTCAGGCAACACAGACAACTCAAACGTCTGAAACACAAACGGCAACAGATGAACAAAATAGCGATGATTTTCCTTGATTTTTTCTAGTGACTATGCTATAATGATGTAAATAATTTGTCGTGTGTCTTGTTTGAAATATTGTCCAAACAAGACTTACAGCAGTTAAATCAAACTTTTTTAAAGGAAGATTTAGCTGCTCTTTTTGTGTCTATATGGGATTTTTGTGGTAGATGTTATCTATTCTTAAAGATTCCAAATTTTCAGAAAAAGGATGAATGGTAGTCATTGCAATGACTATTGATACATTAGACCTAAATTAGTGTGAAGAAAAGAAATGCAATCGTTTTGGCTTTAGCTGATGGCTCGCCTCTATGGTGTTCCTTGTGTCCAACGACACGGCATCCCTCTTCTATTTTCACTTTGGTTTCCACGGTCTCGTATCTTTTAATTGAACTCGCCTACAACTCTGTGAAAAAAGATAAACACTTCCTCGGAGGTTTGCCACCGTCGTCGCGTTTCCTATTTTTCTTTGAGTTGCTTACGGCTTAGTATCTTTAATTGAACTCGGGCTACACTCCTGTAGAAAAAGATACATCTCCTTGCAATCCTTAGATTGCTTTGTCGATGTCCTATTTTCTTTTGGAGTGTTAGACGCCCTCGTATCTTATTACAAAGGAGAAAACTTTTGGCAGGACATGAAGTTCAGTACGGCAAGCACCGTACCCGTCGTAGTTTTTCAAGAATCAAGGAAGTTCTTGATTTACCGAATTTGATTGAAATTCAGACAGATTCTTTCCAAGACTTTTTGGACTACGGTTTGAAAGAAGTCTTTGAGGATGTGCTTCCAGTATCAAACTTTACGGATACCATGGAATTGGAATTCGTTGGTTATGAATTGAAAGAGCCTAAGTATACATTGGAAGAGGCACGTGCACATGATGCTAACTACTCAGCCCCTATTTATGTGACTTTCCGCCTTGTCAACAAAGAAACAGGTGAAATCAAGACTCAGGAGGTCTTCTTTGGTGAGTTTCCGATCATGACGGAGATGGGAACCTTTATTATCAACGGTGCAGAACGGATTATTGTTTCTCAGTTGGTTCGTTCACCGGGTGTTTACTTTAATGATAAAGTAGACAAGAATGGTAAAGTTGGTTATGGTTCAACAGTCATCCCGAACCGTGGTGCTTGGTTAGAATTAGAGACTGATTCAAAAGATATTGCTTACACTCGTATTGACCGTACTCGTAAAATTCCGTTCACGACACTTGTGCGTGCTCTTGGTTTTTCAGGTGACGATGAGATTTTTGACATCTTTGGTGATAGTGAGTTGGTTCGCAATACCATTGAAAAGGATATTCACAAAAATCCAGCAGATTCTCGTACCGATGAAGCACTCAAAGAAATTTATGAGCGTCTCCGTCCGGGTGAGCCGAAGACTGCTGAAAGTTCCCGTAGCCTTTTGACTGCTCGTTTCTTTGATTCACGTCGCTATGACTTGGCGCCGGTTGGTCGTTACAAGATCAATAAGAAGCTCAGTCTTCGTACTCGCTTGCTCAACCAGACTCTGGCTGAGCATGTGATTAACGGTGAAACAGGTGAAATTGTTTTGGAAGCTGGCACAGTATTGAGTCGTGATGTGCTTGAAAGAGTAGAAGCTCAGTTTGACGAACTCAACTTGGTGGAATACATTCCAAATGATTCTGCTGTCCTTCTTGAGCCAGTTCTTTTGCAAAAATTTAAGATTGTTGCGCCTAAGGATCCAGAACGAGTTGTGACGGTTATTGGCAATGCCAATCCATCTGAAAATGTTCGTACAGTGACACCTGCGGATATCTTGGCTGAAATGAGCTACTTCCTTAACTTGTCCGAGGGTCTTGGTCGTGTAGATGATATTGACCACTTGGGTAACCGTCGTATCCGTGCGGTTGGTGAGTTGTTGGCAAACCAAGTTCGCATTGGTTTGACGCGTATGGAGCGCAACTTGCGTGAGCGTATGTCCGTTCAAGATAATGAAGTATTGACTCCGCAGCAAATCATCAATATTCGTCCTGTAACGGCTGCTATCAAAGAGTTCTTCGGTTCATCACAGTTGTCTCAGTTCATGGATCAACACAACCCGCTTTCAGAGCTATCTCACAAGCGTCGTCTATCAGCCTTAGGACCTGGTGGTTTGACTCGGGATCGTGCAGGTTATGAAGTTCGAGACGTTCACTACACTCACTATGGTCGTATGTGTCCGATTGAAACACCTGAGGGACCAAACATTGGTTTGATTAACAACTTGTCGTCTTATGGACACCTTAACAAGTATGGTTTCATTCAAACTCCATATCGTAAGATTGACCGTGCAACAGGTACGGTTACTAATGAAATCGTGTGGTTGACAGCCGATGAAGAAGATGCTTATATCGTGGCTCAGTCAACATCACCACTGGATAAAAACAACCGTTTCGTTGACAAGATTGTCATGGGGCGTCACCAAGGGAACAACCAAGAATTTCCTGCTGATTCAGCGGACTTTATGGATGTTTCACCTAAACAGGTAGTTGCGGTTGCGACAGCATGTATCCCTTTCTTGGAAAATGATGACTCTAACCGTGCCCTTATGGGAGCCAACATGCAACGTCAGGCTGTTCCATTGATTGATCCAAAGGCTCCTTACGTTGGTACTGGTATGGAATACCAAGCAGCCCATGATTCTGGTGCGGCTATTATCGCTCAACACAATGGTAAGGTAACCTATGCAGATGCGGACAAGGTAGAAGTTCGCCGCGAGGATGGTTCGCTTGATGTGTACCGCATATCTAAATTCCGCCGTTCAAACTCAGGTACGGCCTATAACCAACGTACACTCGTTAAATTGGGTGATATAGTTGAGAAAGGTGACTTTATCGCAGATGGTCCATCTATGGAAAACGGGGAAATGGCTCTTGGTCAAAACCCAATCGTTGCCTATATGACTTGGGAAGGATACAACTTCGAGGACGCTGTTATTATGAGTGAACGTTTGGTGAAGGATGATGTTTATACATCTGTTCATCTGGAGGAATACGAATCAGAAACACGTGATACGAAGTTAGGTCCTGAAGAAATTACTCGTGAAATTCCAAACGTTGGTGAGGATGCACTCAAAAACTTGGATGAAATGGGAATTATCCGTATCGGTGCAGAAGTTAAAGAAGGCGATATTCTTGTTGGTAAAGTCACACCAAAAGGTGAGAAAGATCTTTCTGCTGAGGAGCGTCTCTTGCATGCTATCTTCGGTGATAAATCACGTGAAGTACGTGATACTTCTCTTCGTGTACCACACGGTGCAGATGGTGTTGTTCGCGATGTGAAAATCTTTACGCGTGCTAACGGTGATGAGCTACAGTCAGGTGTCAATATGCTGGTGCGTGTGTATATCGCTCAAAAACGTAAGATTAAGGTCGGAGATAAGATGGCCGGTCGTCACGGTAACAAGGGTGTCGTTTCTCGTATCGTACCAGTTGAAGATATGCCATATCTTCCAGATGGAACACCAGTTGATATCATGTTGAACCCACTTGGGGTGCCGTCTCGTATGAATATCGGTCAGGTTATGGAACTGCATTTGGGTATGGCTGCTCGTAACTTGGGTATCCATATCGCAACACCGGTTTTCGATGGTGCGAGCTCAGAGGATCTCTGGTCAACTGTTAAAGAAGCAGGAATGGATTCTGATGCCAAGACCATCTTATACGATGGCCGTACTGGTGAACCATTTGATAACCGTGTGTCTGTTGGTGTCATGTACATGATCAAGCTCCATCACATGGTCGATGATAAGCTTCATGCTCGTTCTGTCGGACCATACTCCCTCGTTACGCAACAGCCGCTCGGAGGTAAGGCTCAATTTGGTGGTCAGCGTTTTGGGGAGATGGAGGTTTGGGCACTTGAAGCCTACGGTGCTTCCAATGTTCTTCAAGAAATCTTGACCTACAAGTCAGATGATGTAACAGGTCGTCTGAAAGCTTATGAAGCGATTACGAAAGGTAAGCCAATTCCAAAACCAGGAGTTCCAGAATCCTTCCGCGTTCTTGTCAAAGAATTGCAATCACTTGGTTTGGATATGCGTGTCCTGGATGAAGATAATAATGAAGTAGAATTACGTGACCTTGATGAAGGTGAAGATGACGACATCATCCACGTAGATGATCTTGAAAAAGCGCGTGCGAAAGCCGCTGCAGATGCAGCCGCAGCCTTCGCAGCCGCAGAGGACTAAAAACATCCGGGGGATGTTTTTAGCCCGACTCCTAGAAATACGAAAGAGTCGGAACGTCCGGGGGATGTTTTTAGCCCGACTCCTAGAAATACGAAAGAGTCGGAACGTCCGGGGGATGTTTTTAGCCCGACTCCTAGAAATACGAAAGAGTCGGAACGTCCGGGGGATGTTTTTAGCTCGACTCCTAGAAATACGAAAGAGTCGGAACGTCCGGGGGATGTTTTTAGCTCGACTCCTAGAAATACGAAAGAGTCGGAACATCCGGGGGATGTTTTTAGCCTGACACCTAGAATGTAAAGGTGTCGGTTAGGAAGGAGATAAAAGC from Streptococcus ruminantium includes:
- a CDS encoding zinc ABC transporter substrate-binding protein AdcA, whose product is MKKIGLLMLFVSALFLGACGNGKTSTNGKLNIVTTFYPVYEFTKQVVGDEATVDLLVKAGTEVHGYEPSAKDVARIQDADAFVYENENMETWVPKLKKSIDAKKVTVINATEGMLLLPGGEKEHEGHDHGHGEDGHSHAYDPHVWLSPERSIALVENIRDGLVAKYPNKKEVFEKNTTAYIEKLKALHAKYSETLSAAKQKYFVTQHTAFAYLALDYGLKQVSITGVSADKDPTPSRLAELTKYINKYGIKYIYFEENASKSVAETLAKETGVQLDVLNPLESLTDEDMKKGKDYISVMEDNLAALEKTTSQAGSEILPEEGETTAKTVYNGYFEDSAIKDRTLSDYAGEWQSVYPYLLDGTLDQVFDYKAKLKGGMTAKEYKDYYTIGYKTDVDHINIKDDTMEFVVGDKKEKFTYKYVGYKVLTYKKGNRGVRFLFEATDANAGRFKYVQFSDHNIAPVKTGHFHIYFGGESQEKLLEELENWPTYYPNSLTGLEIGQEMLAH
- a CDS encoding transposase; translation: MAKKGSKFTKYPPEFKIQVVEDYLSGKSGGMDSIVKKYGLKSNNQVLTWTRKYHENPQLLHQDLRGAKSTGRPKSTNLDEMTIEEQNAFLRMENDILKTLRTLLRK
- a CDS encoding IS3 family transposase, translated to MRRVHLYQVVEQLKERYSISRLCAYLGFPRSSYYLWLSNGKPEHKRFNPDLAQVITAIFNETQKGYRFICYQLRRKYDIFCHPKTVLRYMRILGLKSPIRKKRYHSCTQREINEKARHVHYNVLARNFKAERPLQKLTTDVSYVYHKQGRMFLSVIKDCYDNSILAYTLSDYNDNQLVFENLDLVFNENWDATHICVLHSDQGFQYTNQLYLRKLDQYGVTISHSGKGNCYDNASCENFFSHLKSESLRLFPPNNRDELIQQIKEYMDWYNYDRPQEILKGMTPMEFRESYLTN
- a CDS encoding CopY/TcrY family copper transport repressor, whose translation is MEQTISAAEWQVMRVLWAQPGVTSQEIIQALQKGFDWQATTIKTLLGRLRKKNYLRMVKEASKYRYYPLVSEEAHLQRQVETLLATMCSTKQGQVVEKLLDIGMFSQKSLENLVKKIRQLQETAPEQIVCRCLAGQCTCGGHQKGT
- a CDS encoding heavy-metal-associated domain-containing protein; protein product: MKQLLKLKNMSCQNCVKHVTKYLLDLEGVEEVHIHLKEGLAEVETSVVYGLERYQEVLEETIYDVEELV
- a CDS encoding HIT family protein, which translates into the protein MTCIFCEQIRKEDILYQTENFKIVWDIDPIQTGHLLIISKQHYDKLSQLPPATRYELADLEALLTEQLCQHLAIDGVTLACNDRLFDPGTHFHIHLIPRFRTDDFWEQLSPRRIQLDLTHFLQALKDSHEKRF
- the tyrS gene encoding tyrosine--tRNA ligase; this encodes MNIFEELQARGLVFQTTDEEALVKALTEGKVSFYSGYDPTADSLHLGHLVPILVLRHLQLAGHKPYALVGGATGLIGDPSFKDAERSLQTKETVDGWVGKIQNQLSRFLDFENGENKAEMVNNYDWFSSISFIDFLRDVGKYYTVNYMMSKESVKKRIETGISYTEFAYQIMQGYDFYELNDKHNVTLQIGGSDQWGNMTAGTELLRRKADKQGHVLTVPLITDSTGKKFGKSEGNAVWLDADKTSPYEMYQFWLNVMDDDAVRFLKIFTFLSLDEITEIEKEFDAARHERLAQKILAREVVTLVHGEEAYKQALNITEQLFAGNIKNLSAKELKQGLSNVPNYAVQADDNLNIIELLVTSGIVSSKRQAREDVQNGAIYINGERIQDLNYTLSDSDKIDDELTVIRRGKKKYSVLTY
- the pbp1b gene encoding penicillin-binding protein PBP1B; translated protein: MASKINKQELKKRFTDIGLGDKLGVFLRTLKVLSDSIVVLAVLFSLFGAGVGVGFVVNLFDNVEIPKTEELVKKVSAVSRISKVVYSDGSLVAEVNSDLLRMPVALGDVSDYLKQAVIATEDETFETHNGVVPKAVLRAALGAVGFGSSSGGSTLTQQLIKQQLVGDAPTFARKANEIVSALALERNMSKEEILNTYLNVSPFGRNNQGKNIAGVEAAAQGIFGKSAKELTLPQAAFIAGLPQSPITYSPYTSDGARKSDADMIPSLERYQDVLFSMYRASFLTKEDYERYKEYDIKQDFVAPAPVMTDTKDYLYYEVMEEAQQMMFNYLVKRDKVSEGDLKNDETKASYKELAKQELSQGGYTIKSTVDKSIYAAMQSVVANHGSVLDNGNKYVETGSVLIDNATGAVLGFVGGRDYAKNQNNHAFDTLRSPASTIKPLLAYGIAIDQGLMGSASILSNYPTNFSSGQPIMYGTSRGTGMMNLQTAIDMSVNIPAFWTYKMLQNANIDVKGYMEKMNYHIPVYDIESLPLGGGIEVSVSTNTNAYQALANGGVYHKHYIVENITAADGTVVYQHEAAPVQVYSKATASIMNQLLRQVVSSGYTTTFKSRLSGLNPQAAASDFIGKTGTSNEVNDVWLMLSTPRVTLGTWAGNDDNSEMYVWTGYHNNSQYVAHMVDALYRVKADMFTGRFELDRSILASNVLASTGQRPGMAQVNGRQVTVGGAVTTSYWAKNGAPVTNYNFMIGGTDNDRAQAWNSILSSQTNVPDSSSNSSSQATQTTQTSETQTATDEQNSDDFP